A genome region from Hippopotamus amphibius kiboko isolate mHipAmp2 chromosome 1, mHipAmp2.hap2, whole genome shotgun sequence includes the following:
- the MATR3 gene encoding matrin-3 isoform X5, producing MLGAQRRRNQPSRAAEEWSQHINGASHSRRCQLLLEIYPEWNPDNDTGHTMGDPFMLQQSTNPAPGILGPPPPSFHLGGPAVGPRGNLGAGNGNLQGPRHMQKGRVETSRVVHIMDFQRGKNLRYQLLQLVEPFGVISNHLILNKINEAFIEMATTEDAQAAVDYYTTTPALVFGKPVRVHLSQKYKRIKKPEGKPDQKFDQKQELGRVIHLSNLPHSGYSDSAVLKLAEPYGKIKNYILMRMKSQAFIEMETREDAMAMVDHCLKKALWFQGRCVKVDLSEKYKKLVLRIPNRGIDLLKKDKSRKRSYSPDGKESPSDKKSKTDGSQKTESTTEGKEQEEKSGEDGEKDTKDDQTEQEPNMLLESEDELLVDEEEAAALLESGSSVGDETDLANLGDVASDGKKEPSDKAVKKDANASASATAKKKLKKRRFPGSMEGFVTLDEVGDEEDSELQKLRKSGMAFKSGDKNDDGLVEIKVDKIEELDQENEAALENGIKNEENTEPGAESAEHVDDPNKDTSENADGQSDENKEDYTIPDEYRIGPYQPNVPVGIDYVIPKTGFYCKLCSLFYTNEEVAKNTHCSSLPHYQKLKKFLNKLAEERRQKKEA from the exons GAGTGGAGTCAGCATATCAATGGAGCAAGTCACAGTCGTCGATGCCAGCTTCTTCTTGAAAT CTACCCAGAATGGAATCCTGACAATGATACAGGACACACAAT GGGTGATCCATTCATGTTGCAGCAATCTACAAACCCAGCACCAGGAATTCTGGGACCTCCACCTCCCTCGTTTCATCTTGGGGGACCAGCAGTTGGACCAAGAGGAAATCTTG GTGCTGGAAATGGAAACCTGCAAGGACCAAGACACATGCAAAAGGGCAGAGTG GAAACTAGCCGAGTTGTTCACATCATGGATTTCCAGCGAGGGAAAAACTTGAGATATCAACTATTACAGCTGGTGGAACCATTTGGAGTTATTTCAAACCATCTGattctaaataaaattaatgag gCATTTATTGAAATGGCAACCACAGAAGATGCTCAGGCTGCAGTGGATTATTATACAACCACACCAGCATTAGTATTTGGCAAGCCAGTGAGAGTTCATTTATCTCAGAAGTATAAAAGAATAAAG AAACCTGAAGGGAAGCCAGACCAGAAGTTTGATCAAAAACAAGAGCTTGGACGTGTGATACATCTCAGCAATTTACCTCATTCTGGCTATTCTGACAGTGCTGTCCTCAAGCTTGCTGAACCTTAtgggaaaataaagaattatataCTGATGAGGATGAAAAGTCAG gcCTTTATTGAGATGGAGACCAGAGAAGATGCAATGGCAATGGTTGACCACTGTTTGAAAAAGGCCCTTTGGTTTCAAGGGAGATGTGTGAAAGTCGACCtgtctgaaaaatacaaaaaactggTACTCAGG attcccaACAGAGGCATTGACTTACTGAAAAAAGATAAATCCCG GAAAAGATCTTACTCTCCAGATGGCAAAGAATCTCCAAGTGATAAGAAATCCAAAACTGATGGTTCCCAGAAGACTGAAAGTACAACCGAAGGTAAAGAACAAGAAGAGAAGTCAGGTGAAGATGGTGAAAAAGATACGAAGGATGACCAGACGGAACAAGAACCTAACATGCTTCTTGAATCGGAAGATGAGCTACTTGTAGATgaagaagaagcagcagcacTGCTAGAAAGTGGCAGTTCAGTGGGAGATGAGACAGATCTTGCTAATTTAGGGGATGTGGCATCTGATGGGAAAAAGGAACCTTCAGACAAAGCTGTgaaaaaagatgcaaatgcaAGTGCTTCAGCAACTGCGAAGAAAAAGCTTAAAAAG CGTCGTTTCCCAGGGAGTATGGAAGGTTTTGTCACTCTAGATGAGGTTGGTGATGAGGAAGATTCGGAACTTCAGAAACTTCGTAAATCGGGCATGGCATTTAAATCTGGTGACAAAAATGATGATGGTTTGGTTGAAATTAAGGTGGACAAGATCGAGGAACTTGACCAAGAAAACGAAGCAGCGTtggaaaatggaattaaaaatgaggaaaacacagAACCAGGTGCCGAATCTGCTGAGCATGTTGATGATCCCAACAAAGATACAAGTGAAAACGCAGATGGCCAAAGTGATGAAAACAAGGAGGACTATACAATCCCAGATGAGTATAGAATTGGACCATATCAGCCCAATGTTCCTGTTG GTATAGACTATGTGATACCTAAAACAGGGTTTTACTGTAAGCTGTGTTCACTCTTTTATACAAATGAAGAAGTTGCAAAGAATACTCATTGCAGCAGCCTTCCTCATTATCAGAAATTAAAG aaatttctGAATAAATTGGCAGAAGAACGCAGGCAGAAGAAGGAAGCTTAA
- the MATR3 gene encoding matrin-3 isoform X4 gives MSKSFQQSSLGRDSQGHGRDLSAAGIGLLAAATQSLSMPASLGRMNQGTARLASLMNLGMSSSLNQQGAHSALSSASTSSHNLQSIFNIGSRGPLPLSSQHRGDADQASNILASFGLSARDLDELSRYPEDKITPENLPQILLQLKRRRTEEGPTLSYGRDGRSATREPPYRVPRDDWEEKRHFRRDSFDDRGPSLNPVLDYDHGSRSQESGYYDRMDYEDDRLRDGERCRDDSFFGETSHNYHKFDSEYERMGRGPGPLQERSLFEKKRGAPPSSNIEDFHGLLPKGYPHLCSICDLPVHSNKEWSQHINGASHSRRCQLLLEIYPEWNPDNDTGHTMGDPFMLQQSTNPAPGILGPPPPSFHLGGPAVGPRGNLGAGNGNLQGPRHMQKGRVETSRVVHIMDFQRGKNLRYQLLQLVEPFGVISNHLILNKINEAFIEMATTEDAQAAVDYYTTTPALVFGKPVRVHLSQKYKRIKKPEGKPDQKFDQKQELGRVIHLSNLPHSGYSDSAVLKLAEPYGKIKNYILMRMKSQAFIEMETREDAMAMVDHCLKKALWFQGRCVKVDLSEKYKKLVLRIPNRGIDLLKKDKSRKRSYSPDGKESPSDKKSKTDGSQKTESTTEGKEQEEKSGEDGEKDTKDDQTEQEPNMLLESEDELLVDEEEAAALLESGSSVGDETDLANLGDVASDGKKEPSDKAVKKDANASASATAKKKLKKRRFPGSMEGFVTLDEVGDEEDSELQKLRKSGMAFKSGDKNDDGLVEIKVDKIEELDQENEAALENGIKNEENTEPGAESAEHVDDPNKDTSENADGQSDENKEDYTIPDEYRIGPYQPNVPVEISE, from the exons ATGTCCAAGTCATTCCAGCAGTCATCTCTCGGTAGGGACTCGCAGGGTCATGGGCGTGACCTGTCTGCAGCAGGAATAGGCCTTCTTGCTGCTGCTACCCAATCTTTAAGTATGCCAGCATCTCTTGGAAGGATGAACCAGGGTACTGCACGCCTTGCTAGTTTAATGAATCTTGGAATGAGTTCTTCATTGAATCAACAAGGAGCTCATAGTGCACTGTCTTCTGCTAGTACTTCTTCCCATAATTTGCAGTCTATATTTAACATTGGAAGTAGAGGTCCACTCCCTTTGTCTTCTCAACACCGTGGAGATGCAGACCAGGCCAGTAACATTTTGGCCAGCTTTGGTCTGTCTGCTAGAGACTTAGATGAACTGAGTCGTTATCCAGAGGACAAGATTACTCCTGAGAACTTGCCCCAAATCCTTCTACAGCTTAAGAGGAGGAGAACTGAAGAAGGCCCTACATTGAGTTATGGTAGAGATGGCAGATCTGCTACACGGGAGCCACCATACAGAGTACCTAGGGACGATTGGGAAGAAAAAAGGCACTTTAGAAGAGATAGTTTTGATGATCGTGGTCCTAGTCTCAACCCAGTGCTTGATTATGACCATGGAAGTCGTTCTCAAGAATCTGGTTATTATGACAGAATGGATTATGAAGATGACAGATTAAGAGATGGAGAAAGGTGTAGGGATGattctttttttggtgagacCTCGCATAACTATCATAAATTTGACAGTGAGTATGAGAGAATGGGACGTGGTCCTGGCCCCTTACAAGAGAGATCTCTCTTTGAGAAAAAGAGGGGCGCTCCTCCAAGTAGCAATATTGAAGACTTCCATGGACTCTTACCGAAGGGTTATCCCCATCTGTGCTCTATATGTGATTTGCCAGTTCATTCTAATAAG GAGTGGAGTCAGCATATCAATGGAGCAAGTCACAGTCGTCGATGCCAGCTTCTTCTTGAAAT CTACCCAGAATGGAATCCTGACAATGATACAGGACACACAAT GGGTGATCCATTCATGTTGCAGCAATCTACAAACCCAGCACCAGGAATTCTGGGACCTCCACCTCCCTCGTTTCATCTTGGGGGACCAGCAGTTGGACCAAGAGGAAATCTTG GTGCTGGAAATGGAAACCTGCAAGGACCAAGACACATGCAAAAGGGCAGAGTG GAAACTAGCCGAGTTGTTCACATCATGGATTTCCAGCGAGGGAAAAACTTGAGATATCAACTATTACAGCTGGTGGAACCATTTGGAGTTATTTCAAACCATCTGattctaaataaaattaatgag gCATTTATTGAAATGGCAACCACAGAAGATGCTCAGGCTGCAGTGGATTATTATACAACCACACCAGCATTAGTATTTGGCAAGCCAGTGAGAGTTCATTTATCTCAGAAGTATAAAAGAATAAAG AAACCTGAAGGGAAGCCAGACCAGAAGTTTGATCAAAAACAAGAGCTTGGACGTGTGATACATCTCAGCAATTTACCTCATTCTGGCTATTCTGACAGTGCTGTCCTCAAGCTTGCTGAACCTTAtgggaaaataaagaattatataCTGATGAGGATGAAAAGTCAG gcCTTTATTGAGATGGAGACCAGAGAAGATGCAATGGCAATGGTTGACCACTGTTTGAAAAAGGCCCTTTGGTTTCAAGGGAGATGTGTGAAAGTCGACCtgtctgaaaaatacaaaaaactggTACTCAGG attcccaACAGAGGCATTGACTTACTGAAAAAAGATAAATCCCG GAAAAGATCTTACTCTCCAGATGGCAAAGAATCTCCAAGTGATAAGAAATCCAAAACTGATGGTTCCCAGAAGACTGAAAGTACAACCGAAGGTAAAGAACAAGAAGAGAAGTCAGGTGAAGATGGTGAAAAAGATACGAAGGATGACCAGACGGAACAAGAACCTAACATGCTTCTTGAATCGGAAGATGAGCTACTTGTAGATgaagaagaagcagcagcacTGCTAGAAAGTGGCAGTTCAGTGGGAGATGAGACAGATCTTGCTAATTTAGGGGATGTGGCATCTGATGGGAAAAAGGAACCTTCAGACAAAGCTGTgaaaaaagatgcaaatgcaAGTGCTTCAGCAACTGCGAAGAAAAAGCTTAAAAAG CGTCGTTTCCCAGGGAGTATGGAAGGTTTTGTCACTCTAGATGAGGTTGGTGATGAGGAAGATTCGGAACTTCAGAAACTTCGTAAATCGGGCATGGCATTTAAATCTGGTGACAAAAATGATGATGGTTTGGTTGAAATTAAGGTGGACAAGATCGAGGAACTTGACCAAGAAAACGAAGCAGCGTtggaaaatggaattaaaaatgaggaaaacacagAACCAGGTGCCGAATCTGCTGAGCATGTTGATGATCCCAACAAAGATACAAGTGAAAACGCAGATGGCCAAAGTGATGAAAACAAGGAGGACTATACAATCCCAGATGAGTATAGAATTGGACCATATCAGCCCAATGTTCCTGTTG aaatttctGAATAA